From a region of the Mytilus galloprovincialis chromosome 3, xbMytGall1.hap1.1, whole genome shotgun sequence genome:
- the LOC143068337 gene encoding uncharacterized protein LOC143068337 → MLSTGIVLLCSCALVIVNAAWKPNYQRKNGYNGYVGYNGYNGGAGYVGGAGYLGSAGYNGGAGYNGGGYNGIGYNGGGYNGGAGYTGGAGYNGLGYNGGAGYTGGAGYIGGAGYNGLGYNGGAGYTGGAGYIGGAGYNGLGYNGGVGYTGGAGYTGGAGGYTGGAGYSGAAGGYIGGAGYTGGAGYTGGAGGYTGGAGYTGGAGYTGGNGYNGVEVDSTLNEVGYETVDAGYNGYRGRGYNKKVKSYGKKQYAKPKGGY, encoded by the exons ATGTTGTCTACTGGTATTGTTCTTTTGTGTTCCTGTGCATTAGTAATAGTAAATGCAGCTTGGAAACCAAACTACCAGAGGAAAAACGGATATAATGGTTATGTTGGTTATAACGGCTACAACGGTGGTGCAGGATACGTTGGCGGTGCAGGATACCTTGGCAGTGCAGGATATAATGGTGGTGCTGGGTACAATGGCGGTGGATACAATGGCATAGGATATAATGGCGGTGGATACAATGGAGGTGCAGGATACACTGGTGGTGCAGGATATAATGGTCTTGGATATAATGGCGGGGCTGGATACACTGGTGGTGCAGGATACATTGGTGGAGCAGGATACAATGGTCTTGGATATAATGGCGGTGCTGGATACACTGGTGGTGCAGGATACATTGGTGGTGCAGGATACAATGGTCTTGGATATAATGGTGGTGTTGGATACACTGGCGGTGCAGGATACACTGGTGGTGCAGGAGGATACACTGGCGGTGCAGGATACTCTGGTGCTGCAGGAGGATATATTGGCGGTGCAGGATATACTGGTGGTGCAGGATACACTGGTGGTGCAGGAGGATACACAGGCGGTGCAGGATACACTGGCGGTGCAGGATACACAGGTGGTAATGGTTATAATGGGGTTGAGGTTGATTCTACCCTTAATGAAGTCGGATATGAAACTGTAGATGCTGGATATAACGGATACAGAGGAAGAGGATACAACAAAAAAGTAAAGTCATATGGGAAAAAA CAATACGCCAAACCAAAA ggTGGTTACTAA
- the LOC143068338 gene encoding uncharacterized protein LOC143068338, with protein sequence MLSTGFVLLCSYALVLVNAAGKPNYQRKNGYNGYVGYNGYNGGNGYNGAAGYVGGAGYNGGGYNGGGYNGVGYNGGAGYNGAGYTGGVGYNGAGYTGGARGAGYTGAAGYNGGAGYTGGAGYNGGAGYTGGAGYTGGAGYIGGAGYTGGAGYTGGAGYNGGAGYTGGVGYNGGAGYIGGAGYTGGAGYTGGNGDNGEGVDPTLAEIEDEVVETGYNGNGETGYNGNEGTEYNGNEGTGYNGNRRTGYYKKVNTYGKKQYAKPRKVYAPSRKGGY encoded by the exons ATGTTGTCAACTGGTTTTGTTCTTTTGTGTTCCTATGCATTAGTATTAGTAAATGCGGCTGGAAAACCGAACTACCAGAGGAAAAATGGATACAATGGTTATGTAGGTTACAACGGATACAATGGTGGTAACGGTTACAACGGTGCTGCAGGATACGTTGGCGGTGCAGGATACAATGGCGGCGGATACAATGGCGGTGGATATAATGGCGTTGGATATAATGGCGGTGCTGGATATAATGGTGCCGGATACACAGGTGGTGTAGGATATAATGGTGCTGGATACACTGGCGGTGCCAGAGGTGCAGGATATACTGGTGCAGCAGGATACAATGGCGGTGCTGGATACACTGGCGGTGCAGGATACAATGGCGGTGCTGGATACACTGGCGGTGCAGGATACACTGGTGGTGCAGGATACATTGGTGGTGCAGGATACACAGGGGGTGCAGGATATACTGGCGGTGCAGGATACAACGGCGGTGCTGGATATACTGGTGGTGTTGGATACAATGGCGGTGCAGGATATATTGGCGGTGCAGGATATACTGGTGGTGCAGGATATACCGGTGGTAATGGTGACAATGGGGAAGGAGTAGACCCTACCCTTGCTGAAATCGAAGACGAAGTTGTTGAAACCGGTTATAATGGAAACGGAGAAACTGGATATAACGGAAATGAAGGAACTGAATATAACGGAAACGAAGGAACTGGATATAACGGAAACAGACGAACTGGAtattacaaaaaagtaaataCATATGGGAAAAAA CAATACGCCAAACCCCGAAAA gTATACGCCCCATCCAGAAAA gGTGGTTACTAA
- the LOC143068339 gene encoding uncharacterized protein LOC143068339 — MWSTGFVLLCCCALVLVQAAGRPNYKRKNGYNGYVGGYNGYQGGNGYNGGAGYTGGNGYTGRAGYSGGAGYTGGAGGYTGGAGGYTGGAGGYTGGAGGYTGGAGGYTGGAGGYTGGAGGYTGGAGGYTGGAGGYTGGAGGYTGGAGGYTGGAGGYTGGAGGYTGGAGGYIGGAGGYTGGAGGYTGGAGGYTGGAGGYTGGAGYRGAGGYTGGAGGYTGGAGGYTGAYAGDVGDYETEGYNGNGYNGKGGNTYGKKPYAKPQKQYGKQRKGGY; from the exons ATGTGGTCTACTGGTTTTGTTCTTTTGTGTTGCTGTGCATTAGTATTAGTACAGGCGGCTGGAAGGCCCAACTACAAGAGGAAAAATGGATATAATGGTTATGTAGGAGGTTACAATGGATATCAAGGGGGAAACGGTTACAATGGTGGTGCTGGATACACTGGCGGTAATGGCTACACAGGCCGTGCAGGATACAGTGGCGGAGCTGGATACACAGGTGGTGCTGGTGGATACACAGGTGGGGCTGGTGGATACACAGGTGGAGCTGGTGGATACACAGGTGGTGCTGGTGGATACACTGGTGGGGCTGGTGGATACACAGGTGGTGCTGGTGGATACACAGGTGGGGCTGGTGGATACACTGGTGGTGCTGGTGGATACACAGGTGGGGCTGGTGGATACACAGGTGGGGCTGGTGGATACACTGGTGGTGCTGGTGGATACACAGGTGGGGCTGGTGGATACACAGGTGGGGCTGGTGGATACACTGGTGGTGCTGGTGGATATATTGGTGGTGCTGGTGGATACACTGGTGGGGCTGGTGGATACACCGGTGGAGCTGGTGGATACACAGGTGGTGCTGGTGGATACACTGGTGGTGCAGGATATAGAGGTGCTGGTGGTTATACTGGTGGTGCTGGTGGATACACTGGTGGTGCTGGTGGATATACCGGTGCTTATGCTGGAGATGTCGGTGATTACGAAACTGAAGGATACAACGGAAACGGATACAACGGAAAAGGAGGAAACACATATGGGAAAAAA ccatacGCCAAACCCCAAAAA CAATACGGAAAACAACGAAAA GGCGGTTATTAA